The Cydia amplana chromosome 20, ilCydAmpl1.1, whole genome shotgun sequence nucleotide sequence tgctgatcgtaacagacgcgttttgttagagagtgagtcttctgtacttagtactattatttattctgtggcccttgtcttgaaggtttgaaggaattgaaggtcgtatcggtccggataTATCGCGGACGACAATCCATTTCACAGCTTACTCGTAGCTGTGCTCGGCACaaacttaattattatgccATGACATGGCACATGATTACGCCATAAAATAAGGCTCTCCATACACTAACAGCAGCCTGCAttagaaacaataaaaacagTCACCGTTTTCATTGCGGGACTACAgtatgaaaaactttattttccgCACACTACCTACATAATGCTATAAAATGCCTTTATTGCCACAAGATGGCCGAGATCGTAAAGTCCCCATCAAAAGAGCCATTACACATAAATGTCCCATTAATTGGTACACTAAACTTAGTAAATGCTTTTCCGAACACTACTGGGGAAGTATTTTAGTGGGATTGGCTGATGGAATGTCTTTGTGGTGTCTGTAGTTAACTCTGTCCAGATTACATCATATCATAACTTTTAGGTCTCGAGTGATTTTATCAGgagtatatgacaccgtaagattgtgaacccgttagtttataatctaacttaGGCTAGGTTAGTTTAttatctccctaccgtcagtttataatttaactagcgagattataatctgacgagtgtttacaattttacggtgacatatacaaagacacaaatacaaatacgtagTCAGACGCAGAAAAGagatgacccccccccccccttcaaAAACTTCAAATCTTTCTATGCATTATGCACGCACTATCATAAATCTCACTAAAGTTCAATCACTGccttaatacctacctaataccaaTACCGATGAGATAtatcaattataatttaatcacTCATCTATCTTCTaataatttatgtaggtacgtcAGATCACCTGTCGTATCCCATGCTAGGGTTCCCATTACAAAATAACGCAGATCACTTTCCCGCTAGATAGATCATGTAAGACCAGTAAATAATATGTACTCTTTACATATAATGACATTATCCTGCTGCTTATATTCTTCACAGCACATGTATGTACCCATAAAATAAAGAGTGACACTAACATAATTTACTTTACTCCGGTTTGTATGACGCGAACCGATATCAAACAAGATCTTGCCAATTTAGAATTGTCATCTGTTCACACATCTGTAGTTATACCCTAATGCACAGTCTATTGAGTAGTAATCTAAGGCCAATAAATAGTCGTATCAATATAAGCTTCTGCAGGCTTAGGGTATTAATTGATTCAAGACCTTAGCCGTTTTCCATTAGTAGGGATCAGTtcaagggatgtttacaaaaacaacacaatCAAGGTGAACAAATATAGTGGGGATCcgattaaaggatgacttacgctagaccgggccgggcccagGCCGAAGCGTCCGACATGTTATTTTCTATAACTATAGataggtgatcacgtggtggtccttcgttttctatgaaaagcaCGTGATCAATGagtcgtcatagaaaatgacatgtcggacacaTCGGCCCGGGCACTGCCCGATCTAgcgtgtgagtcatccttaatggaACAATCGGTATTTCAAAGCGAGAAGCAAGTGTCCATCACAATGGCATGCAACTGAAAAGGGTTTACTCATTTAAATACCTTGGGCATTTGGTAACTGACGATTTCCGTCAGTTACCAAATGcccattaatattatttatttgtcgtCCATTATTATTTGTctgtaattattttgtatttatcctGACACAATTTTTGATAATCAGGATTCCACCACAACCTAAATAATTGATAGATCTTttcagtcgccattatgtcctCGTTATTAATGGCTGCACACAGCTGACAATGGTACGCTCGCGCGTTAGGTGGGATGTACAGGGCTTCGTAATCTCTGTTGGTATAGAAATCGCTATATTTGTCGGGGTTGTTGACATGGTATGCTATTAAAGTGGCAAGAGTTTCGGGCATGTATTTTTCAGCGTTGATGTAGGTTCCCAGCGGCATGAATCTAAAAAGAAAGCATTTTTAACTATGTATCTAGAGGATTCAGTTAGAAACTATACGCAAACGGAATCCCAGAAACACCAACTGATAAGCGTTCAAAAACGACCTGAAGGTGGAACTGGGAAACCCTAAAGGCAAGTTAAACTTAATGACATAGAACTTGAAACAGATAGAATAGTACAAGCTTGGTCAAACAACTGCCCGGAAAAGAAAATCCTGGCGAAGAAGGTGCCTTGGTGGAACCCGGAGATTGCAAAACTCCGGAAGGAAACCAGGGCTGTCTTCAACGATGCTAAAAGGACTAATGACTTTGAGCATTACGCGCAGAAACTCACTCACATTTTgtatgtgattttgaatttccaaaacgtcctgcttggcgcgctgttcaaaatctcatacaaaatgagtaagtaacgcaaacgcgtaggtACGTCCGCCACGTTATCGAACGAAATTTAGACCAGGGGTTCTGAATGTTAGTGAATACGAACACCGTCTTAAGGATGATTTACGctaggccgggccggagcttccggcgcttcgttttctatggaatgcaccacgtgatcatcgattagctgtcatagaaaatgacatgtcggtcaatagtcaaaatatactttattcatgtaggcctagcaacaagcacttatgaatcgtaatatacttataaattatcttaagctaattatcagagcaatttattgatgttattattccataagaatattggattattatacaaatcaaatcagacgcctcggcccgggcacgacCCGGTCTAGCGGGAGTCATCCATTACTCACATTGATCTTTAATCAAATTGAATGAATTTAAACTAACCTGGAATAATTTTCCAGACCGTACACAATCGGAACGCTGTTCTGTGCGAGTGGACATTGATTTAGTACGTTATCAAACGGCTCAAAATCTAAATAGAAAAAGTATTCATCTCTCAGCAAATCATTTTCGGTACTGTTTTCTTTTGGCGAAGAAGAATTGTCTCCGCAACCATAAATGTCCAAAGTTTGTCCGTATACTGAAAGGGATTTTTCCAAACTTGTGACGTAATCAAATTGTTTATCCTTGTCAGTGCAATTTGATACAAACCAAACGACAGCTTTTTTCTTTTGACTTAAGTCCGGCAAGTGTTCGCGTCCAATGTTATCTTTGCAAGCTATAAACAATTTTTGTCTAAGACTGTTCTCGTAAGTTGAAAACATTATGTCAGAACCTGCCTTATAAGTCGCTGTCAAATTAAAAAAGTCATCAAATATATCATTGCAAACTGGTATTGTCTCATTGCAATCTTTTACTGTGTTGTCACAAAAAGGTTCGGCGaatacaaaaatgtattttgctTTCGGGAAATTTGATATTCTTTTAGGGAGATCATTTGCATCTTTGAACATATCAATGTTGCGTCCGTTGAATAGTATAGCGTCAAATCTCTCTTCATTACCTTTGCCAAATAAATTTTTATCATCTGTAATGTAGCAATTCCGAACTGGACAATTACTTTCAGTAAACATCATTTGTCCGTCTTCACGTcttgaattgttttttttattatggtcGTACTCTTTATCATTCGTCCAGACTAGTATGAACTTGGTTAAATTAGCCGTCACCGTTGATGGTTTGATGGTTACCCAAATGTAGATAACTACAAGTGTTTTGAACGGTAGCATTATTTAAGTCTTTCGTCGTGCAATGTAGTACCTACATAGTCGTAAATGCTGAAAAAACTATAAATCAGATTGTAAAAAGTATTACATTGTAGTAGTAAATTCGCTATCGCAGCTCTGCGTTACTTTTCTTTAAGTTTATAGGTATTAAAGCTAGCGGTATCGGGTTCAGATTAGTACTTCTTATATTTAGTGCTTTTGCAGTTGTATCTTAAAGGAGACTTAGATGTACAcgtgtttttttattactagATCAACTATTATATGACCTTCCTATACCAACAGTTGGTACTATCACACTGttatacctacatgtattatttatgtatatgtatttttatttgcatgGTAATTGGTTGGTTTTCTGTGTATTTTGTGGTAGGTTTCTTTCATTGTATATTTGCAACACCACCTACTGACATGTGTAAATTTCGCGGTCGTCCACTCCCCTCTTAATTTTACTTTCGCTGCGGTCGCTTGTCACTTAAACCTTTTGAACACACCTTTATCAAGTATTTTTGCGCAATATGGACAGGCGTCCCGACAGTGGAACCAAAAATGTACAACTACGCAGCGCCCCGAAATGTTCAAACGGCGAATATGAATGACCCGCTGAATGGTCGGGGTACAGTGCGCTCGCGCGGAAAATTCTTCCATTCCAATAGCTTTTCTCACCCTACCGGCTTTGAACTTATTTTCCGCTCAGCTATTTTCTTGCTCTCGAAAACGTTTTCCTTTAACGCACCTTTGTTGGTGAATGGTAACATATGGCAATGGAATAACTGGTTGATTGAAGGGATATCGGGGTTTTGGGATTGTGTGTTTCATATTTATACGCAAGAAATGCTTATAAGGTAACAAGATTTcaaaccctttttaaccccATAAAGGGTGAATTCTCTTCCCTTCTTATTGGACGGTTTCGTTGTGCAAATAGCCTATTGTAAAGAAAGAGTCAGCAGTTGTGGCTCAGCGTTGATTTTTAGCCAATCAGgacttttgttttataatatgtatacgtATGTAGTTAGCTAActtaactgtttatatattattaaccTCGTAGTATAGACCGACAAACGCTTCATCTtaaatcttcttcttcctcgcgttatcccggcattttgccacggctcatggcagcctggggtccgcttggacaactaatcccaagaattgacgtagacactagtttttacgaaagcgactgccatctgaccttccaacccagaggggaaactaggcctaaCGCTTAATCTTAAATACCTTTACAATATACGAGTACCTGCACTTAGACAGATAGATTATTAAACAATTTAAGGTGTTTTATCCgtctgttaatattattatatttaatccaGCTTCGCGGGTCCTACTTAAAAAACTCGGTATCTCTCATATTTTCGAATCATTAACCACCGCCCTGCAGCTAGATTTAATAccttaaattgtatattataatttataattctaaAAACATAGCCTTTCCTTTACTTTCCTGTTTTTCGGAATAatcctaaaatatattttatacccGGACTgaagcataattattttaattaaaaatgtcggccatttttcattttaaggtTAAGTCTAATTTAACCTGAGTTTTGTAATGCGAGAAGTATCTGTTTctacaattattaaaaaaaatggctaTTTATTCATCTCTGGTTGTCTAAAAGTGAGTAAGAATAtgtttactaaaaataaaatgtcgtTTTACTTTGCTTTACTTATGCCTCGCGAAATTATTTcctgtaggtattttaaacaGTAAAATACTTGAAATTTTCCTTAAATCGCTGCCGGATTTATAcatataccgtaaaacggggtgagtaggtttcgcggggagaggtgggttatgaatggggagagaaggtttgagaggggggtgagaaaggattttaaggctactgctacaaaaataatgtacctattttaatttaaaatggagctatagtaatacgcataataaaaaaaaaatcgtccaacaatcttccaaaatcacctttgtatgaaaacccctgtcaccccaaatacgaggcactacggggtgaggcgggttttcctctttatcgtcaaagttatgaaatggaactacccaaaataaaataaaaactaaaatacaaacgtccggaacacttattatatacaccattcagttttcatatgtaaaaataaaatgttatcgaggtttgaatttcagttttgaccctactcaccccattttacggtatgcaCCTTAAGCTAGTTAAAAACCACGAAACTGTCTGTTCGGGCAATGCACCTTAACACGTTTCAAGCCTCGTGCGGCGCGTGCGTCTAGTCAGTAAAAGATGCATTACCTCAATAATTCACAGTAAAACTACTTTTAGTGTACTTTTCGGGACCATCGCGACCGGGTGCATTCGAAATTAATATTCACTATTTTTACTAACATTATAACATTTTAGACTtaacttatttaacattttgaaCTCGAACATTGAACATTGTAATACAATAAACACCTTTTGTTACTACTCTCCGGACGTTTTAACATCACCGCCAACCCGCAACCCGCACACTgtcaattaaaaaaatttgcagcTCAAAACGGCACGAGAGTATTTTTCGAGAGACACGCTAACGAATTTACTGAAAATCTGGGCCGACTTTAATACGCAGATAACGAGTATAGGTCGCTGGTTGATTTTAACACAAATTGATGCTTTCCAATGATAAACTTCACGGTTTCAGGTTTTGGGGCTCGACGAAAATTGTATTTAGGGACATAGTTCACCTTAATAATGTTGAATATTATAACAAactctagtaaaatagatagcaaataagcagtttatcacaataatgtagatattaaaataatattatatggaaataacacaaaaataaaggtacagaaagttataaaatttaagtatttttttttacttccaaaaagtaaataagtaaggataccattcgtttccttacattttatcataaacgcaatatttcaccgacaaaaatgcaaatttcatgTTTTGTCCATTCTTCAAGATGGGTTCTCAGTGACAGTGACATCACGTTCACATATCAATTTATTaggagcgtttcgcgagtgaagaacgactgtcggactttgactatcatttctgacttttgtattgctttaatgcacaAAACAAgcgcgctcattctttcttccgtgctttaatgcaatgggtcccatatagacatttgagcCTAAAAGCAATCCTGATCgaatgataccataaatgaaaatttgttatGTAGCCTATTGGTAGTAATCGTCAATTCTACAACACACAAAGTGGTAGTCTAGGTACCACTTTACTGAAGCTGTTGGTAATGAAGTTTTTATTGCAAATTTAAGTACCAGTTGAAGTCTTGGCTGTGTGCGACAGGTgacagcacccctagcacatgattggcttgacactatctcgcggcgagatagactacccgtctttttctaactgtgtttataaaagagggacgggtagtctatcacgccgcgagatactgtcgcgccaatcacgtgctagcccggcagataATGAACAAAAACATATACGTAAACGAGATTTAGTCTTAAAACTTCCTTTCCTCTACTAGAAAACGGTTGCGCAATTATTATATGTTCGCTTCTAAGTAGTTCTAATATGGCACGATATTGAGGCACGATTTATGGTATAGGATTATGTTCTAACTTTTCTTCGACGTGTCTCCACCTACTGAACAAGAAGTAGCGAAGGCCATCAAATCGCTCAAAAACGGAAAAGCCCCAGGAGTCGACCTCATCACAGCGGAGATGCTAAAATCTGACTTGCCGACCGCCGTGAATGCCCTAACACCACTCTTGAATAGCATTTGGCTTGCTGAAGAGTTACCGGACGACTGGAACAAGGGACTTCTCATTACCGTGCCAAAAAAGGGAGACCTCAGCGATTGTGGCAACTGGAGAGGCATCACTTTGCTTTCGACCCCATCTAAGGTGCTCTGCAAGATCATTCTGGATAGGTTGTCGAAGGCCGTAGAACCTCTCATACGCAAAGAGCAAGCTGGATTCCGACCGCACAGATCATGCACGGATCAGGTCAACACGCTACGTATCATTTTAGAACAAGCTACTGAATTTCAGAGGGAAATGTACCTAACATTTGTAGACTTCGAAAAAGCCTTTGATACGCTAAGGTGGGCCTGTATCTGGAACCGGCTGCATGAAATTGGTGTCCCCGAGAAAATCACCAACCTCATAAAGGCTATCTACAAGACCTACTCTTGTAGAGTGACGCACAATGGCCTTGTCTCGGAGGATATTCCAGTGAATGCGGGGGTGCGACAAGGGTGTCTTCTTTCTCCTCTCCTCTTTCTTGTTGTTCTCGATGGCATCATGCATCATGCGATTGATAATAAGCGCCGAGGCATAGAGTGGGGACTCTCCAACATCTTAGAAGATCTGGACTATGCCGATGACCTATGCCTGCTGAGCCACACACGCGCTGATATGCAAGCCAAGCTGGACGACCTTCGAAGTGAGGCAATGAAGATGGGACTCAAAGTCAACACCCGGAAGACCCAAGAGATGAGGTGCAGGGCGGAAAGTACTGTGCCGCTCCTTATTGGCACAGAGGCTGTGGAGCAAGTCCACAAATTTACTTACCTCGGGAGCGTCGTGTCGGAAACTGGAGGGACCGAAGAGGACATCGCTTCGAGAATAGCCAAAGCAAGAGCAACCTTCGCACAGCTCCGCCCCGTATGGCAATCAAGTAAACTGTTACCACAATCATGGCAAACGGCACCAATACATCAATTTAagtctttattatttaattttttactagATAAGTGTTATTATAGTGTAACTGATTATTTTAATGATATTGACATATGCCAAAATAatgaattgtaattgtaatctaTTAGCATACTTAATTCCTAGCATAGTTATAACATGAACATTTgacattttatagtttttttttttttttttttgtataagtatATGAATTGACTCACTTTTATATTTGCATATGCCAATCTCATTACccatgtaaataatgtaaaaaatgtatatagtTAGATAATAAGAAATTATTTCGTACGCCAAAAGGCACATCATGGCTGTTCCTTAGAATATTAAGTTATAATCTATTTATGTACCTGTGATGAacgaataaagaattgaattgaattgaattgaattgacacGGAGAGTTAAGCTCAGAATATTCCGGTCAAACGTAAAAACCGTTTTGCTGTATGGGTGCGAGACGTGGAAGGTCACAAAAGACATCTCGCGACAGCTACAAGTCTGCATTAACCGCTGCCTCCGCCGCATTCTCGGTATATACTGGCCCGAGAAAATCTCTAATGCCAACCTGTGGAGATGCTGCAATGAGACTCCGATCAACCAGCAGATCAAGCGCCGGAAATGGAGTTGGATTGGGCACACACTCCGAAGGGATCCTGACCACATACCGAGGCAAGCCCTAGACTGGAATCCCCAAGGAAAGAGGAAACGTTGCCGTCCAAGGCAGACCTGGCGCCGGACTATTATTGCAGAGGCAGAGGCTATTGGGAAGACTTGGAGCGAAGTCAAGCACGAAGCTCAAGACCGATCCAGATGGCGGCGCACTGTGGACGCCCTCTGCCCCATCTAGGGGACATAGGAAAATAAGTCAAATCACGTGAATTTCACGTTTGAATATATAGTTTGAATACTAcactacgctcaggattcaatttTAGAACCCCTCGCTACTCTCCGGATTCAGTTATAGAATCCTTCGCTTCATTCAGAATTCAATGTATGCCCTCGCTGTTAATATGCCATTTTGCTCTCTTGTGACACAATCTACAGTTTGTTTCTATTTACTCTACATAAGTCAAGTCAGCCaagataattaaaatattgtctAAACTGTGACAAGCTGAAACTATAGCATGCGACTGTAACTTAGAAATGTTCTTTGACAAAGAGCtaaattaactttttaaataagcttatttctcttcttttttattaaaaactatttCAATTAGCAGCGGAACGATCTCCATAAGAAGATTAAAATTCTCTTTGCATTTCTTGCTGCAAATGGCGGTTCAGAAAGTACGATGTCAAAGGGCCcggttcggattttgaaatagacatctgttagatatcttttagacatcaccaagatacgataacgatatgtttacgatctaacctgtcaaatttgacatttgcgcgattctggagatactcgtgaacgattttcacaagatatggcttagagatccaattcacatctaatagatatctaactctatctaacgtaaaagtgacatttgttgcccgaattgcgctgcaaaagagaactagttgaaatctaaactataacgtatctagaatggatctagtacgtgttgtctcttgtgaatatcttgaagttcgaatacggcagaaagTGTTGGAGTAAGTTCACTTACAATTTATTTACGTCGAGTCACATGTTTTTAGCTTTTTCTTTGAGTTGGACAGTTCGCTAGTTTATTtcggccacttgcaccatcccactaatccaaggttaagcggttaaactgttaactcagtgtcaaattgtactggtaaccatggtaactccagggtaACCTCTGCTAACCcaaggttagtggaatggtacaAGTGGCACTTAGGTACGTTGGTAGGTAATTcatatgttataatatgatattcagtgaaatatattttgaaatacGCTTATTTGTGTGTAGATGAGCAATAatgttttcaatattatttgatTTAAGTAGTCGGGATTTCTACTTGTTAAATTGTtgaacagtaggtacatatatttattataccgAGTCATCATAACCTTTCAATAAAAATACGTGTCATATACTGTCAATACCGTCATATACCATTACTGAAAAAATGCATTCCACCTGTAAGCATGCCAGCTAAAAAATTAGCTTTTGGTCCCCTTAACTTGGCGATGTCTACAGAAAAGACGAGAACGAGTTAAGTATACTATTGTACTGTAAAATGTGTATGACTAAAAGCTGTATCACACTGAATAGCACTGAAAGGTCAATAGTACCCTACTATACGTACGTAGGCACGGAACCAAAATGAATAACAACCACATTTGCCCTAACAGATTTTCTTGAACGGTTTACGTTACACACAGAGGGCTGAGAGGGCCTCCCGAGACCACCGAGTGATACTAAA carries:
- the LOC134657664 gene encoding alpha-(1,3)-fucosyltransferase C-like codes for the protein MLPFKTLVVIYIWVTIKPSTVTANLTKFILVWTNDKEYDHNKKNNSRREDGQMMFTESNCPVRNCYITDDKNLFGKGNEERFDAILFNGRNIDMFKDANDLPKRISNFPKAKYIFVFAEPFCDNTVKDCNETIPVCNDIFDDFFNLTATYKAGSDIMFSTYENSLRQKLFIACKDNIGREHLPDLSQKKKAVVWFVSNCTDKDKQFDYVTSLEKSLSVYGQTLDIYGCGDNSSSPKENSTENDLLRDEYFFYLDFEPFDNVLNQCPLAQNSVPIVYGLENYSRFMPLGTYINAEKYMPETLATLIAYHVNNPDKYSDFYTNRDYEALYIPPNARAYHCQLCAAINNEDIMATEKIYQLFRLWWNPDYQKLCQDKYKIITDK